Proteins co-encoded in one Campylobacter concisus genomic window:
- a CDS encoding FlaG family protein, which yields MEIFKVAANQVLDTSMSTSAQRQIDSRPIEHSDVKLSADKNNETKDINELDGLSNEEFAKRTREVTDRLNYQMQQLDTNVRFAYNEKLNLMVVQVKDAKTGEEITQLPSKEAIRISEYFKESIGILFDKES from the coding sequence ATGGAAATCTTTAAGGTAGCAGCAAATCAGGTACTAGATACGAGCATGAGCACATCCGCTCAACGTCAAATAGATAGCAGACCTATCGAGCATTCTGATGTTAAATTAAGTGCTGATAAAAATAACGAAACAAAAGACATTAACGAGCTAGACGGACTTAGCAACGAAGAGTTTGCCAAAAGAACAAGAGAAGTTACTGACAGATTAAACTATCAAATGCAGCAGCTCGATACTAATGTAAGATTTGCTTACAATGAGAAGCTAAATTTAATGGTTGTGCAAGTAAAAGATGCTAAAACTGGCGAAGAGATAACACAACTTCCAAGCAAAGAAGCTATAAGAATAAGCGAGTATTTCAAGGAAAGTATCGGAATACTTTTTGACAAGGAGAGTTAA
- the truD gene encoding tRNA pseudouridine(13) synthase TruD, which translates to MQETTTFKPLYALTHAPIEAYFSKNSDDFVVREIPLYEFSGDGEHLIVEISKKDMTTQEALHVLSEVTGAKMRDFGYAGLKDKQGMTTQFISMPRKFESNLANFSHEKIKILSLNAHKNKLCIGHLKGNSFFIRLKKVLPSNAKKLEQAFISIDKMGYANYFGYQRFGKFGDNAETGLELLKNGTINGKKSKNVKLNDFLISAYQSDLFNRWLSKRVEISRFAQDFSLSELAQIYPYLSGENLKNLKSQKRFFKLIEGEVLGHYPHGKCFLCEDLDAEGTRFDARDITSCGLIPGAKAYEAQGAARMIEDQIFAQANEYKAKMTGSRRFAWCYLEDTNYKYNEEKAHFTINFTLQKGSYATVVLEEILHKNIFE; encoded by the coding sequence ATGCAAGAAACCACCACTTTTAAGCCACTTTATGCACTCACTCATGCACCTATTGAGGCTTATTTTTCTAAAAATTCAGATGATTTTGTCGTGCGTGAGATACCACTTTACGAGTTTAGCGGTGACGGTGAGCACTTAATCGTTGAAATTTCTAAAAAAGATATGACGACACAAGAGGCCTTGCATGTCTTAAGCGAGGTTACAGGAGCTAAGATGCGTGATTTTGGCTACGCTGGGCTAAAGGACAAGCAAGGTATGACGACTCAGTTTATCTCTATGCCACGTAAATTTGAGAGCAATTTAGCGAATTTTAGTCACGAAAAGATTAAAATTTTAAGCCTAAATGCGCATAAAAATAAGCTTTGCATCGGACATCTAAAGGGAAATAGCTTTTTTATCCGCTTAAAAAAGGTGCTACCAAGTAATGCCAAAAAGCTAGAGCAAGCATTTATTAGTATTGACAAAATGGGCTATGCAAACTACTTTGGCTATCAGCGTTTTGGTAAATTTGGCGACAATGCCGAAACTGGCCTGGAGCTACTTAAAAACGGGACAATAAACGGCAAAAAGAGCAAAAATGTAAAGCTAAACGACTTTTTGATCTCGGCATATCAGAGCGATCTTTTTAACCGTTGGCTTAGCAAACGCGTGGAGATTTCGAGATTTGCGCAGGATTTTAGTCTCTCTGAGCTAGCTCAAATTTACCCGTATCTGAGCGGCGAAAATTTGAAAAATTTAAAATCTCAAAAGAGATTTTTTAAGCTAATTGAGGGCGAAGTTTTGGGCCACTACCCGCACGGCAAGTGCTTTTTGTGCGAAGATTTGGACGCGGAGGGCACGCGCTTTGACGCTAGAGATATCACTAGCTGCGGGCTGATCCCGGGCGCGAAGGCGTATGAGGCACAGGGTGCGGCGAGAATGATAGAGGATCAAATTTTCGCGCAGGCAAATGAATACAAAGCTAAAATGACGGGATCTAGGCGCTTTGCGTGGTGCTACTTGGAGGATACAAACTATAAATACAACGAGGAAAAAGCGCACTTTACGATAAATTTTACGCTGCAAAAAGGAAGCTACGCAACTGTTGTGCTAGAAGAAATCTTGCATAAAAATATCTTTGAGTAG
- the fliS gene encoding flagellar export chaperone FliS yields the protein MNQSAYSAYAQSSFGGIESPTKLIEMLYDGILKFIFRTKKAIEAGDIEKKVYYINRTNAIFVELLNSLDYSQGDVAHYLSGLYTRQMQLLAMANIQNDVAALNEVTNVVKQLSEAWREVTSGE from the coding sequence ATGAATCAAAGTGCATATAGTGCATACGCACAGTCTAGTTTTGGGGGCATTGAGTCCCCAACTAAATTAATAGAAATGCTTTATGACGGAATTTTAAAATTTATATTTCGTACCAAAAAGGCGATAGAAGCTGGAGATATAGAGAAAAAAGTTTATTATATTAATAGGACAAACGCTATTTTTGTTGAGCTTTTAAATTCGCTTGATTATTCTCAAGGCGACGTAGCTCACTATCTTAGCGGCCTTTATACAAGACAGATGCAGCTTCTTGCTATGGCAAATATACAAAATGATGTCGCGGCTTTAAATGAAGTAACCAATGTCGTAAAGCAACTATCAGAAGCATGGAGAGAGGTAACTTCAGGTGAATAG
- a CDS encoding ornithine carbamoyltransferase gives MKISFECECILLQKTLLLFCGNLAAHHKDCDFVVSDREIATKKPLFIIGKNAHLSHPFTKTTLLDTLEEFYSAMQISKANELNEAKNEKSLEEKISLLIDKFKADLLEILRANQ, from the coding sequence ATGAAAATTTCATTTGAGTGCGAGTGTATTTTACTTCAAAAGACACTGCTGCTTTTTTGTGGAAATTTAGCTGCTCATCATAAGGATTGTGATTTTGTAGTGAGTGACCGCGAGATTGCGACAAAAAAACCGCTATTTATAATAGGTAAAAATGCTCATCTTTCTCATCCTTTTACCAAGACAACACTTCTTGATACGCTTGAAGAATTTTACTCAGCTATGCAAATTTCAAAAGCAAATGAGCTAAATGAAGCTAAAAATGAAAAGAGCTTAGAAGAGAAAATTTCACTTTTGATAGATAAATTTAAAGCTGATCTGCTTGAAATTTTAAGGGCAAATCAGTGA
- a CDS encoding Type 1 glutamine amidotransferase-like domain-containing protein, producing MANIFLCSYFAEVASKIDEVVNFQGKDIVFIDTAAKFEEVNFYVDEAAEILENFGARLRHLDVSCAKDSAALVSSQDEPSCEDKILSTISQCDIIYVSCGNTFYLLNELRKSCAAQAIKNAVKAGKIYIGESAGAIVAAPDIRYATLMDENSPNMSDFTGLNLVDFYVVPHFGCEPFAEATHEIMEKFGDLYDLRPINNAEFIAL from the coding sequence ATGGCAAATATTTTTCTTTGCTCTTATTTCGCGGAGGTTGCGAGCAAGATTGATGAAGTGGTAAATTTTCAAGGTAAAGATATTGTTTTTATCGATACGGCAGCAAAATTTGAAGAAGTGAATTTTTACGTAGACGAAGCGGCGGAGATTTTAGAAAATTTTGGTGCGAGGCTAAGACACCTTGACGTCTCTTGCGCCAAGGATTCGGCAGCGCTAGTATCTAGCCAAGATGAGCCATCTTGTGAAGATAAAATTTTATCTACCATTAGTCAGTGCGACATCATTTACGTTAGCTGCGGAAATACATTTTATCTGCTTAACGAGCTGCGAAAATCGTGTGCCGCCCAAGCTATAAAAAACGCAGTGAAAGCGGGTAAAATTTATATCGGTGAGTCAGCAGGGGCGATCGTGGCCGCACCAGATATAAGATATGCTACGCTTATGGATGAAAATAGCCCAAATATGAGCGATTTTACAGGGTTAAATTTGGTGGATTTTTACGTCGTACCGCACTTTGGCTGCGAGCCTTTTGCAGAGGCCACGCACGAGATAATGGAGAAATTTGGGGACTTGTACGATTTACGACCTATAAACAATGCTGAGTTTATCGCGCTTTGA
- the rsmD gene encoding 16S rRNA (guanine(966)-N(2))-methyltransferase RsmD, which yields MKLYTKISSGKFKGKRLELPSLSTTRSTKSIVKESFFNVIRDEIYSLTFIEGFGGSGVMASEAVSNGVREAIAIEKDRAAFKITQSNLASLECSNLKAINGDTFSVLPDIINSQSGKVLLYLDPPFDIRAGFDGIYEKLVNLISQLKKEKIYMIVFEHNSNFKFSDEISTYKLVKFKKFGATSLSYFQ from the coding sequence GTGAAGCTTTACACTAAAATCTCAAGTGGTAAATTTAAAGGCAAAAGGCTTGAGCTGCCAAGCCTAAGCACGACTAGAAGCACAAAAAGCATCGTAAAAGAGTCTTTTTTTAATGTCATTAGAGATGAAATTTACTCACTTACATTTATAGAGGGTTTTGGTGGAAGTGGCGTGATGGCAAGCGAGGCCGTTAGTAATGGAGTACGTGAGGCTATCGCTATCGAAAAAGATAGAGCCGCTTTTAAGATCACGCAAAGCAACCTTGCAAGCCTAGAGTGCTCGAATTTAAAAGCGATAAATGGCGATACCTTTTCTGTCTTGCCCGATATTATAAATTCTCAAAGTGGTAAGGTCTTGCTCTACCTTGATCCACCGTTTGACATAAGAGCTGGCTTTGATGGCATCTACGAAAAACTTGTAAATTTAATCTCACAGCTAAAAAAAGAGAAAATTTATATGATAGTTTTTGAACACAACAGCAACTTTAAATTTAGTGATGAAATTTCTACATATAAACTTGTAAAATTTAAAAAATTTGGAGCTACTTCGCTCTCTTACTTCCAATAA
- a CDS encoding Mur ligase family protein: MNIFLSISTVLFIFALAFYVITCFQWFSYRPERVLFHFTKPAWHVFFFIVPLVLFYTTGKWFFIYFYFALLPALYLWHKKLDKKLVFTARIKHFFAILACAIILNYALNFIIHKVFLAPMPLFVLVVSLFFSEILEKIKFQGFKNKALKKLGANKDLKIILITASYGKTSIKNFLFEILKDSFDCYKTPRSVNTIAGIIKDINENLSEQTQIYIAEAGARLKGDILEITKFLNPQIVIVGEIGAQHIEYFKTLDNIRATKLEALQSTRLQMAFLHSSTKKEPSQNIEIYDESLKDINANLDGISFTLGDKSYASPLLGKFNATNLAVCIKVAKYLKMSDEAVDRALSKMKNVEHRLSKIEAGGKLIIDDSFNGNFSGMSASYELVSTYAGRKVLLTPGIVESDAEQNANLAKVINEIFDLVIITSSLNAEVLLKYIIKPKIIILKDKNKMQEILAQNTRAGDLILFSNDAPSFI; this comes from the coding sequence ATGAATATTTTTTTAAGCATAAGCACAGTTTTATTTATCTTTGCACTCGCTTTTTATGTAATCACTTGCTTTCAGTGGTTTTCATATAGGCCTGAGCGCGTGCTCTTTCACTTCACAAAGCCTGCTTGGCACGTCTTTTTCTTTATTGTGCCGTTGGTGCTTTTTTACACGACTGGCAAGTGGTTTTTTATCTATTTTTACTTTGCTCTTTTGCCAGCCCTTTATCTTTGGCACAAAAAACTTGATAAAAAGCTAGTCTTTACCGCCAGGATCAAGCACTTTTTTGCGATCCTTGCTTGCGCTATCATCTTAAACTACGCTCTAAATTTTATCATTCACAAGGTATTTTTAGCTCCGATGCCACTTTTTGTCTTGGTTGTGAGCCTATTCTTTAGTGAAATTTTAGAAAAGATCAAATTTCAAGGCTTTAAAAACAAGGCGCTTAAAAAACTGGGTGCAAATAAAGATCTAAAAATCATCTTGATCACAGCAAGCTACGGCAAAACGAGTATCAAAAATTTCTTATTTGAAATTTTAAAAGATAGCTTTGACTGCTATAAAACACCACGCAGCGTAAATACAATAGCTGGCATCATCAAAGATATTAATGAAAACTTAAGCGAGCAAACGCAAATTTACATCGCAGAAGCAGGCGCTAGGCTAAAGGGCGACATCCTAGAGATCACAAAATTTCTAAATCCGCAAATCGTCATCGTAGGCGAGATCGGCGCGCAACACATTGAGTATTTTAAAACGCTTGATAATATCCGAGCCACCAAGCTAGAAGCACTTCAAAGCACTCGTTTGCAAATGGCATTTTTACATAGTTCGACAAAAAAAGAGCCAAGCCAAAATATAGAAATTTATGATGAAAGTCTAAAAGATATCAATGCAAATTTAGATGGAATTTCGTTTACGCTTGGTGACAAGAGCTACGCCTCGCCGCTACTTGGCAAATTTAACGCTACAAATTTAGCCGTTTGCATCAAGGTGGCAAAATACCTAAAAATGAGCGATGAGGCGGTAGATAGAGCGCTATCTAAGATGAAAAACGTAGAGCACCGCCTAAGCAAGATCGAGGCTGGTGGCAAGCTGATAATCGATGATAGCTTTAATGGAAATTTTTCAGGCATGAGCGCAAGCTACGAGCTTGTAAGCACCTACGCTGGCAGAAAAGTGCTGCTAACACCAGGCATTGTCGAGAGTGATGCGGAGCAAAATGCAAATTTAGCCAAGGTGATAAATGAAATTTTTGACCTTGTTATCATCACAAGCTCACTAAATGCTGAAGTTTTACTAAAGTACATCATAAAGCCAAAGATCATCATCTTAAAGGATAAAAATAAAATGCAAGAAATTCTAGCTCAAAATACGCGTGCTGGCGATCTTATACTATTTTCAAACGACGCACCGAGCTTTATATGA
- a CDS encoding rod-binding protein yields MQIDNTLALNSYNEISTNKIKNANAKQDALLKEQTDAFEAYMVKAVLDIALKEDEHNSLYPKAAGSDIYRSMYNDAMSKALSGNLGFSELLYDFLKRDS; encoded by the coding sequence ATGCAAATAGACAACACATTAGCGCTAAATTCATACAATGAAATTTCTACAAATAAGATAAAAAATGCAAATGCCAAGCAAGACGCGCTTTTGAAAGAGCAAACCGATGCGTTTGAGGCATATATGGTAAAGGCTGTGCTTGATATTGCTTTAAAAGAAGATGAGCACAACTCGCTATATCCAAAAGCTGCTGGTAGCGATATCTATAGGTCAATGTATAACGATGCAATGAGTAAAGCATTGAGTGGAAATCTTGGTTTTTCAGAACTTTTGTACGATTTTTTAAAGAGAGACTCTTAA
- a CDS encoding thiamine-phosphate kinase, producing the protein MDKENFTIECFGNAYIGDDAAVLGKQVFSKDIFAENSHFKHGWLSLEEIGYKAMIVNFSDTIVMNARPKFALLGLSLPKNFSPQQIKELSAGINRACEEFGVKIIGGDTISSKILNISVSVIGELNGKAVLRKNARYGDLVAFTGELGGSKKGLNSLLRLAQISKNSRFKKPTLRDKFFYKAAHLVNSAMDISDGLNADLAKLLKASKKGAKFTKKLSKFELSSGEEYEILFTFSPKNLNAIKRIAAKTRTKISIFAKISNKRLKQNARNHHF; encoded by the coding sequence ATGGATAAAGAAAATTTCACGATTGAATGCTTTGGTAACGCTTATATTGGCGATGATGCGGCTGTGCTTGGCAAGCAGGTCTTTAGCAAGGACATCTTTGCTGAAAACTCGCACTTTAAGCATGGCTGGCTAAGCCTTGAAGAGATCGGCTACAAGGCGATGATCGTAAATTTTTCAGATACGATCGTGATGAATGCTAGGCCAAAATTTGCGCTTCTTGGACTTAGTTTGCCAAAGAATTTTTCGCCACAGCAAATCAAAGAGCTAAGCGCTGGCATAAACAGAGCGTGCGAGGAGTTTGGCGTAAAGATAATCGGTGGTGACACGATAAGTAGCAAAATTTTAAATATAAGCGTTAGTGTAATTGGCGAGCTAAATGGTAAAGCTGTGCTTAGAAAAAATGCAAGATACGGTGATCTGGTAGCTTTTACTGGCGAGCTTGGAGGTAGTAAAAAGGGGCTAAATTCACTTCTAAGGCTAGCTCAAATTTCAAAAAATTCACGTTTTAAAAAGCCTACTTTAAGAGATAAATTTTTCTACAAAGCAGCTCATCTTGTAAACTCAGCTATGGATATCTCAGATGGGCTAAATGCCGATCTTGCTAAGCTTTTAAAGGCTAGCAAAAAGGGTGCTAAATTTACAAAAAAGCTAAGTAAATTTGAGCTTAGTAGCGGCGAAGAGTATGAAATTTTATTTACTTTTAGTCCTAAAAATTTAAACGCCATCAAAAGGATCGCCGCAAAAACACGGACAAAGATTAGCATCTTTGCAAAAATTTCAAATAAAAGGTTAAAACAAAATGCAAGAAACCACCACTTTTAA
- the fliD gene encoding flagellar filament capping protein FliD, with the protein MAVGNVTNLGIGTKNSGLNDDLIKKLKEADEAGQIKPLTKRLERNDLKQKDLAALKTLVSNVNVSGKTLGGEALYLKRTTNNAGKSVTASAANGVSVQNFSIDVQKLAQKDTFQSSNFKNASNLVGATSNGSFDVEIDGQKFSISVTRSTTYQDIVDKINDISRGKLQARILNVGGDKPNQIMLQSGNTGATQTIKFSNDTAGVLDKLGWDSTQFQDKDANGTLLTNPDGTPKMTSNFEKNRILKAQDAEFTYNGVNVKRSKNTFNDLRPGISITLNETGKTNVSVSQDTKEVIKAVEEFIKDYNLMTMNLGIATKYDEEKGAGTFQGVSEISSLRSNIGRLVNGQDSEGKALSKYGIVPDKDGQLQLDLNKFNAALSKDPEEIQKFFMGSSKIEPISYMGASTVSAGALDIKAGDLTINGKSVTFSTTATATAEENALKLQQAINDAGITGVTASLDNSGKRIVLKRSDGENIEVKGKAPALTTLGMSEATVNSVTKKTDGLFTKLAKMLDGVVGKKGTMIAMQNQLKDENESITKNKESTQKLLDEKYTTMQERFIKYNAIIASLENQFSTLKSIIDAEINSRK; encoded by the coding sequence ATGGCAGTAGGTAACGTAACAAATTTAGGAATCGGTACAAAAAATAGCGGGCTAAATGACGATCTTATCAAAAAGCTAAAAGAAGCAGATGAAGCAGGACAGATCAAACCTTTAACAAAAAGGCTAGAAAGAAATGATCTAAAGCAAAAAGACCTTGCAGCGCTAAAAACTCTAGTTAGCAACGTAAACGTAAGTGGCAAAACACTTGGCGGAGAGGCACTTTATCTAAAAAGAACTACAAACAATGCTGGCAAAAGCGTAACAGCCTCAGCAGCAAATGGCGTTAGCGTTCAAAATTTTAGTATAGATGTGCAAAAACTTGCTCAAAAAGATACATTTCAAAGCTCAAATTTCAAAAACGCTTCAAACTTAGTAGGTGCGACAAGCAACGGCTCTTTTGATGTTGAGATCGATGGACAAAAATTTTCTATTAGCGTAACTAGATCAACCACATATCAAGATATTGTAGACAAGATAAATGATATTAGTCGTGGTAAATTGCAAGCTAGAATTTTAAATGTTGGCGGAGATAAGCCAAATCAAATCATGCTTCAATCAGGCAATACTGGTGCAACGCAGACTATTAAATTTTCAAATGATACGGCTGGTGTTTTAGATAAGCTGGGCTGGGATAGTACGCAGTTTCAAGATAAAGATGCAAATGGCACTCTACTAACAAATCCTGATGGCACACCAAAGATGACATCAAATTTTGAAAAGAATAGAATTTTGAAAGCACAAGATGCGGAATTTACATATAACGGAGTAAATGTAAAAAGAAGCAAAAATACCTTCAACGACTTAAGACCGGGAATTTCTATTACATTAAATGAAACTGGTAAAACAAACGTAAGCGTCTCTCAGGATACAAAAGAGGTAATAAAAGCGGTTGAAGAATTTATCAAAGACTACAACCTAATGACCATGAACCTTGGTATAGCCACAAAATATGACGAGGAAAAGGGAGCTGGCACTTTCCAAGGTGTTAGCGAAATTTCAAGCTTAAGATCAAACATTGGTCGTCTTGTAAATGGACAAGACAGCGAAGGTAAAGCATTAAGTAAATATGGCATAGTGCCTGATAAAGACGGTCAGCTTCAGCTTGATCTAAATAAATTTAACGCAGCTCTTAGCAAAGATCCTGAAGAGATTCAGAAATTTTTCATGGGATCAAGTAAGATCGAGCCAATAAGCTATATGGGAGCATCGACTGTTAGTGCTGGAGCATTAGACATAAAAGCTGGTGATCTTACAATAAACGGTAAGTCAGTTACATTCTCAACTACAGCCACAGCCACAGCCGAAGAAAATGCACTAAAACTTCAACAAGCCATAAATGACGCTGGCATAACTGGAGTTACAGCCAGTCTTGATAACAGTGGCAAAAGAATCGTCTTAAAAAGAAGCGATGGTGAAAATATCGAAGTAAAAGGTAAAGCTCCTGCTCTAACGACTCTAGGCATGAGCGAAGCAACTGTAAATTCAGTAACTAAAAAAACAGATGGGCTATTTACAAAGCTAGCTAAAATGCTTGATGGTGTCGTTGGTAAAAAAGGCACAATGATCGCTATGCAAAATCAGCTAAAAGACGAAAACGAGTCGATCACAAAAAATAAAGAGAGCACACAAAAGCTTTTAGATGAGAAATATACAACAATGCAAGAGCGCTTTATAAAGTACAACGCTATCATCGCAAGCTTAGAAAATCAGTTCTCAACACTAAAATCAATAATAGATGCAGAGATAAATAGTAGAAAATAA
- a CDS encoding flagellar basal body P-ring protein FlgI: MKKILSFVAASVIATSAFATQIKELANIVGVRDNQLIGYGLVVGLNGTGDGSTSKFTIQSLSNMLQGVNVKINPDDIKSKNAAAVMVTAKLPAFARHGDKLDVVISSIGDAKSLQGGTLLMTPLKGVDGDIYALAQGALSIGGKSMGRSGGNHPTVGSILNGALVEREVTYDIYNQDSIRLSLKDTNFKTALDIQNAINANISDDAAKAIDPRTVIVKKPDDVSIIELASAVLDLDVEYKPDEKIVVDERTGTIVSGINAVVSPVVLTHGAITIKIEPNSYDEAAQNDVNIGSDTSVAPSQNLLKISGEKTTVANVTRALNKLGATPSDIISILENLKRVGAIQVDLEII, encoded by the coding sequence ATGAAAAAAATTTTATCTTTTGTAGCAGCTTCAGTGATAGCTACTTCAGCCTTTGCTACGCAGATAAAAGAGCTTGCAAACATCGTTGGCGTAAGGGATAACCAGCTAATAGGCTACGGCCTTGTTGTCGGACTAAACGGCACAGGTGATGGCTCAACGTCAAAATTTACTATCCAGTCTCTATCAAACATGCTTCAGGGTGTAAACGTAAAGATAAATCCAGATGATATCAAGTCCAAAAATGCAGCTGCTGTTATGGTAACAGCCAAGCTTCCAGCGTTTGCAAGACATGGCGACAAGCTTGATGTTGTGATCTCATCTATTGGCGATGCAAAAAGCTTGCAAGGTGGCACCCTTCTCATGACGCCACTAAAAGGCGTTGATGGTGATATTTACGCTTTGGCTCAGGGTGCTTTAAGCATCGGCGGAAAAAGCATGGGTAGATCAGGTGGCAACCACCCAACCGTTGGCTCTATTCTAAATGGAGCTTTGGTTGAGCGAGAAGTTACTTATGACATTTACAATCAAGATAGCATAAGACTAAGCCTAAAAGATACAAATTTTAAAACCGCTCTTGATATCCAAAATGCTATAAATGCAAATATCTCTGATGATGCTGCAAAGGCGATCGATCCAAGAACGGTTATCGTTAAAAAACCAGATGATGTTAGCATTATCGAGCTTGCAAGTGCTGTGCTAGATCTTGATGTGGAGTATAAGCCAGATGAAAAGATAGTGGTTGATGAAAGAACTGGCACGATAGTAAGTGGCATAAATGCCGTAGTTAGTCCAGTTGTCTTAACGCATGGTGCAATCACAATAAAAATAGAGCCAAATAGCTACGATGAAGCAGCGCAAAACGATGTAAATATAGGAAGCGATACATCTGTCGCACCTAGCCAAAATTTACTTAAAATTTCAGGCGAAAAAACAACCGTTGCAAATGTAACAAGAGCGCTAAACAAGCTTGGGGCAACACCAAGTGATATCATATCGATACTTGAAAATTTAAAGCGAGTTGGTGCGATACAAGTTGATTTGGAGATAATATAA